ACAGCATGAACTTGTGAGGTTGCATCGATGGCGCCCTGTGCGGCCGGATAGGCGCAGTGCATGCTCATGTTATACATAATTCGTAAATGAAGTTTTCAAAACACCCATCTGCTGATTCTCGATCAATGTTGAACTGCCACAAGATGTAGAGCCTTGAGTCAGATGCTTGAAGTGATCTCCAACGTCTGATGAGGACACCTTCTTGGAATGAGCCAGTACATGAAGACACCTGTCTTTCTAGATAGTGTTGATCGCCCATTCATTTTGAGAAGATCGTATTGCCAATGCATCAATATTAGTTTATTCTTCAAGGACATATCATGaattgccatcatcgacattgCGTTGTCCGTATGTATTGTACCGGAAGATGTTAACAGTAAATCGCCCAGCGGTTGAACCTGCAACTCCGAGTTGGAAATATGGAATCAAAATCTTCGTTTCTTCTTCGCGggaccagcagcagctttcttctcgagctccttTTTTAGTTCCTCTCGCCTTCGGTCCGCCCTTTCCTGCGAGGTCTCCCTGGGCCTAGACTCTTCTGTGACCTCCCTGGTAGTGGTACGACTCCTTCGATTGTCTTCGTTTGCCGTATTCGTTGCTTCATTTGTGTTGTCCTTGTGCTTTCCAATGGCACCTAACTTCTTGGACTGACGATGAGAAACTGCTGTCGTGCTAGGCTCGCCCATTTCCGGATTAAGGGTTACTGGCCGTTCTTCAATTAGGCGCTTCGTCTTGTTGCCTCCTATACGTCCAAGGCCGCTTCTATTTGCGGCTGGCcgtggtggtgatggagttgaaggacCCGGTTTCTCGACCCCAGCAGTAGCTGTTTTATTATCATCCTCTGACTCGGATGCTGTCTCCGAATCATCGTGTTGTTGGCTCAATGACTTTTTCTGACCCTGAGACTGTACAGGAATGGGGGACAGAGGTGGAGTGGACTGCTTCTTTCTACCGAGTGCTCCTATCTTACGAACTGATTTGTTCGGTCTGCGTGTGCCAGGACTTGGTGATACACTGCCTGCCGAAGCTATGGATTCCCCCTCTGTCGACGCATCATCAGCGAAGGGTGTTTTCGTAGCATGCGTTGATTTGCCCTTGGCCAGTAGGTGTGGGGGTGTAGACTGAACTTggaagtcatcatcatcttgctcGATATGTGCTTTTTCGGAGTCTTGGGGAGTCGGAAATTTGTCCTTCGCAACAGCCGCTTTGTACTGGGGTGGATGTGCGACAGAGGACGCGCCCTTGAAATCTTGCCACCACTGGTCCAACCGAGGGGACTCAACGCTATCAGTTATAGGCTCGAACTGTAGCCCTCCCTTCTCGAATACGCGTTGTACTAAGGACCCGGCGTCGTTCGGGCAGTCCTCATCGTACGAAAGACCAGACTTCCAGCGCCGACGGTCAAAAGGAGCAAGGCCAGGCACTTTCTCTGCTGCCGCAACTCTagagatcttcttcttcccagacAAAGCATTAAAGACATGCTCCATACCTGTACCCACGGCTTCCAACTTGTCCACGAGCTTATTGAGAACTGCATCTTTGTTACCCAAAGATCGAGTCAAAAATTCGATTTCAACATCCTTTGCGTGATGTGCCTGAATTAAAGGCAGCACAAGATGCGTAGCGATGCTGGAGGgcgacagcttcttcaaatACATGGGCCACCTGAGCGGCAGTAATCCAGGTATTTCATAGGTGATGTTCAAGACGAGGTCATCTTCACCCGCATCAGACCGGGAATCGCGATCTAGACGGATGCTCGCCTCATTATGTCCTGGTTGAGAAACATCTAGAGCGGTATTGAGGCAGCCCAATAGTTTGGCCATGTTATCAGGTGTATCGCTAGGGTCGATACTAGTGTTCTCGTTCCAACCTCTCATAAAGATCGCCTTACGATCAAGTGATTCAGACCACATATTGGCCATGTCAGTTACTTGAACAGCATAGGCCGAGGTGTCTGTTTGGAATGACACCAATAATACCGGGAGATCTGGAGTAGAACCAAGCGGAAGGGTCCGCCAAGACTTGTTTTGTGACATATTTGATGCAGAAATCGACGTCAAGGTCGacctgatgatgaggagccaCCAGAAGAAACAGTCGATAGGGATACCAGAAAGTGCCTCGAGTAATTGCGAAGTCGTGTCCTTCCCGTAGGAGGTGAAAAATAAAACCGAAGGTCTGTCAGGAGCTTCTGACCAACGTGATAGATATTGATGCTTCTAGGACAGTCTAAGTAAGACAAACCGGTGCTACACGACTTCGATCCCCGGGGACTGAGGCGAATGCCCGAGGATAATGTGCCCTTACCACGCAGGAATCAAGTCTGATGTGAAGTCACAACTTCTTCCGACCAACCGTATTCGATAACAGTGCCTTGGAGTGAAGTGGTACAAGTTCATATGAGCGGGTAGATAGTCAGGGCAGGAGCCGGCTTAGGCAGTATGATCGTATCACGATGCACTGCCTTGTGCGAAAGAAGAGATCGTTTCCCGATACCTGGTTGAATAGTCAGTTTTGAGAGAAGTTGTaaatgtttttttttttcccaaGCGTCGTGATATTGGTGTTGGTAGTGTAGACGTGGTTAAGGTCAAGCGCGGTGACGAGTAGACGCGTGAGGTTTACGCGCACAGGCACCCATCGCCTAGGTACCGCTCCTGCCTGTAAAAGTAGGTAATCAGCCAATCACAAAACTGAAGAGTGAAGAGAACGAAGGCACCTGAGGTGCAACATCAGCCCTGACCAGGGCCAGTTGCTGACTTCCTCCTGTCAACAATATTGACGGTAAGAGttaggtactaaggtaaTGAGTATTTGGGCCTGAAATACGGAGTAGGTGACTTTGAAACCAAACATCAAGCACCATTTACCGGTTTGAAGCCCGGGCTTTAACCAATCACGATACATAAAAACTCACTTCACAGCGGTATTCACACGGTCATATAGCACCCAAATCACCAAATAAAGTACAGCCAGAAGACAAAAAACCGCTATGCATACCTAAACAACACCGTCCGCTTCTCCCGGCACTCAAATTAAGAAGCACGAGCTTGAGAATGCTTCAGTCACCGCCAGCCAATCAGGGATCTGGAACAGTCACTAAACATCCGAGATCTATGAATCTCAGATCTGCCTGGTGTAAGCTTCGATCGCCAGGGACCATATGACGTACTTCAAATCGAGGCTCCATGCTTTTCAACAGCCACAATAGCACTACCGTGGCAGCAAAACAATGGGGAGTTTGAATTAGATTAAATTAAGGGAGGCCTGAAGTTTCCTCTTTCTTAATCAGTAGACAAACGGGACCGGATCTGTCAATTTCTGTGTACCTTCCATATGTCACTGTTAAGACTTTGCATTCATCTATCACCACTAAGAGCCTGGCGATATTCTTTCATACCAGACCGCGTTCAACTTGCAAGAAGCACGACGATATTTCACCCCGCAAGATTCACTACAATGCCTCCCAAGAGAGCCAAACGCGAgtcttcatcgcctccagCCAAAAAGGCAAAGACTTCTAAAACAAACGGTTCCAGCGCATCAGATGCTTTGCGCCAACCTCATCACAAGGCTGGAGAAGCCGAAGAGAATGGAATCGCGATCCGGAAATTTTACCCTCCAGAGATGAGCAATGCGAGAGCTCGCGCCTATAACGACAATGAGCTTCCACGGCCAATCGAGGTACTCATCAGTGCCCTGGAGGATACAGCGCAGGAGCGCAAGAGCACCGATGTGAAGAAAGCCGTCGTCCATTGGTTCAAGATGGATTTGCGACTATCCGACAACAGAGCCTTGGCTCTGGCCAGTGATAAGGCGAAAGAAGCAGGAGTTCCTCTGATTGCGATGTATATCATCAGCCCCCAAGACTATGAGGCTCACCTGAGGTCACCAGTTCGTATCGATTTCATGCTCCGAACTCTGGAAGTCATCAAGCATGACCTTGCACAGCTCGATATCCCTTTGTACGTGGAAACGGTTGAAAAGAGGAAGCGTGTTCCCGACCGGATCTTGGAGCTAATGGACGAATGGGGCGCCAGCCATTTATACGCCAATATGGAATATGAAGTTGACGAATTGAGGCGCGAGGCCTCCATGATCAGGGACTTTGCAGAGAATGGCAAGGCATTCGAAGTCGTCCATGATACTTGCGTCGTCCCCCCAGGAGAACTCCACAGTGGCGCTGGGAAGCAGTACGCAGTGTACACTCCATGGTATAGGTCATGGGTTGCTCACATTcatgagaatcttgatcttctAGATTTATACGAACCACCTGAGAAGAACCCTAGCAGTGCGCGAAAGGACTTTGCGAAACTTTTCAATGTTGAAATTCCG
This genomic interval from Fusarium verticillioides 7600 chromosome 1, whole genome shotgun sequence contains the following:
- a CDS encoding deoxyribodipyrimidine photo-lyase, whose amino-acid sequence is MSLLRLCIHLSPLRAWRYSFIPDRVQLARSTTIFHPARFTTMPPKRAKRESSSPPAKKAKTSKTNGSSASDALRQPHHKAGEAEENGIAIRKFYPPEMSNARARAYNDNELPRPIEVLISALEDTAQERKSTDVKKAVVHWFKMDLRLSDNRALALASDKAKEAGVPLIAMYIISPQDYEAHLRSPVRIDFMLRTLEVIKHDLAQLDIPLYVETVEKRKRVPDRILELMDEWGASHLYANMEYEVDELRREASMIRDFAENGKAFEVVHDTCVVPPGELHSGAGKQYAVYTPWYRSWVAHIHENLDLLDLYEPPEKNPSSARKDFAKLFNVEIPDAPESKRLDGEEKERLRSLWPCGEHEAKKRLDKFCEEMIGNYQKKRNIPAEAGTSSISVHLASGTISARTCVRTARDRNKTKKLNGGNEGIQTWISEVAWRDFYKHVLVHWPYVCMNKPFKPEYSNISWSYDNDHFAAWCEGRTGFPIVDAAMRQLNHLGYMHNRCRMIVACFLAKDLLLDWRKGERYFMEHLVDGDFASNNGGWGFSASVGVDPQPYFRIFNPLLQSEKFDPDGDYIRKWVPELKDLDSKAIHDPYNRGAGPKAKKNGYPAPIVTHKDCRERALAAYKEGLASGE